From one Streptomyces sp. CA-210063 genomic stretch:
- a CDS encoding SGNH/GDSL hydrolase family protein has protein sequence MIGSYVAVGDSFTEGVGDPGPDGRFVGWADRFAVLLADRVPEGDFDYTNLAVRGKLLDQVVEDQVPRALELAPDLISFCAGGNDIIRPGTDPDEVAERFERAVSTLTSAIGTVMVTTGFDTRDVPVLRHLRGKIATYNGHVRAIADRYGCPVLDLWSLKTIQDRRAWDGDRLHLSPEGHTRVALRAGQVLGVDIPADPDQPWPPLPPRGTFEMRRDNIQWAREYLVPWIGRRLRGESSGDHVSAKGHLSPDDIKMRIESVA, from the coding sequence ATGATCGGGTCGTACGTGGCGGTGGGGGACAGCTTCACCGAGGGCGTCGGCGACCCCGGGCCCGATGGGCGGTTCGTCGGCTGGGCCGACCGGTTCGCGGTGCTTCTCGCGGACCGGGTGCCAGAGGGCGACTTCGACTACACCAACCTCGCCGTGCGCGGGAAACTCCTCGACCAGGTCGTCGAGGACCAGGTGCCGCGCGCGCTGGAGCTCGCGCCGGATCTCATTTCCTTCTGCGCGGGCGGCAACGACATCATCCGGCCCGGCACCGACCCCGACGAGGTCGCCGAGCGCTTCGAGCGGGCGGTCTCGACGCTCACCTCGGCCATCGGCACCGTCATGGTGACCACCGGGTTCGATACGCGCGATGTGCCTGTGCTCCGGCATCTGCGTGGCAAGATCGCCACGTACAACGGGCATGTGCGGGCCATCGCCGACCGGTACGGCTGCCCCGTACTGGACCTGTGGTCCCTCAAGACCATCCAGGACCGGCGGGCCTGGGACGGCGACCGGCTGCATCTCTCGCCCGAGGGGCACACCCGGGTCGCGCTGCGTGCCGGACAGGTGCTCGGCGTCGACATCCCGGCCGATCCCGACCAGCCGTGGCCTCCGCTGCCGCCGCGCGGCACGTTCGAGATGCGTCGCGACAACATCCAGTGGGCGCGGGAGTATCTGGTGCCGTGGATCGGGCGGCGGCTGCGCGGGGAGTCCTCCGGGGACCATGTGTCGGCGAAGGGGCATCTGTCGCCGGACGACATCAAGATGCGGATCGAGTCGGTGGCTTGA
- a CDS encoding DUF1080 domain-containing protein: MTTRRAFGVLAAGAALAAFAPATVANARSSTSASPRPRRGRLIAADDFRHGLGQWAVELEKGGAVTASRGVLEVDVPAGATVWFKRRLEGPYVIEYTATPVSEGGVNDRVSDLNNFWNAVDVRSPDDLFATPRGGALAEYDYLKTYYSGYGANYNTTTRLRRYVGEAGVRPLIYDYTEPLLVANEPNRVRIVSDGSTVRWWNNGRLVFDYADPDPYTGGHFAFRTTWSHFRIEGFRVWRSVGGR, translated from the coding sequence ATGACCACTCGCAGAGCCTTCGGAGTCCTCGCGGCCGGTGCCGCTCTCGCGGCATTCGCCCCGGCCACGGTCGCGAACGCGAGGTCGAGCACGAGTGCGTCCCCGCGTCCCCGCCGCGGTCGGCTGATCGCGGCGGACGACTTCCGGCACGGACTCGGGCAGTGGGCCGTGGAGTTGGAGAAGGGCGGTGCGGTCACGGCCTCGCGTGGGGTGCTGGAGGTGGATGTGCCGGCCGGGGCGACGGTGTGGTTCAAGCGGAGGCTGGAAGGGCCGTACGTCATCGAGTACACGGCCACCCCGGTCTCCGAGGGTGGCGTCAATGATCGGGTCTCCGATCTCAACAACTTCTGGAACGCCGTCGACGTGCGGTCGCCCGACGATCTCTTCGCCACTCCGCGCGGCGGTGCGCTTGCCGAGTACGACTATCTGAAGACGTACTACTCCGGCTACGGGGCCAACTACAACACCACGACGCGGCTGCGCCGGTACGTCGGTGAGGCGGGCGTTCGGCCGCTGATCTACGACTACACCGAGCCGCTGCTCGTCGCGAACGAGCCGAATCGTGTGCGGATCGTCTCGGACGGGTCCACCGTGCGGTGGTGGAACAACGGGCGGCTCGTGTTCGACTACGCCGATCCCGACCCGTACACGGGTGGGCATTTCGCCTTCCGGACCACGTGGAGTCACTTCCGGATCGAGGGCTTCCGGGTGTGGAGATCGGTCGGTGGCCGCTGA
- a CDS encoding M23 family metallopeptidase, with product MPAKGKHRRPKSQRFTRSIAAAGTGGAALALPLIGAAGAHAATPTAAVSGVSEKTATIAAEKATAEASARMEQAEKAAQAERTATKKAAAKTYSVKVGDYLAKIADEQDVEGGWKRLYSDNRAAIGSDPSLIHPGLKLSIGARAASSGTPESSTKTQSSQSSKPSQSSKSSDSSAKETTEAKDTQASTSTSSGQSSSSNSSGFSVPIQGATVGTAYKTAGSMWSSGYHTGVDFVAPTGTSLKAVGAGTVVSADWGGAYGNQVVIKLADGYYAQYAHLSSISVSAGQSVSGGQQIGLSGATGNVTGPHLHFEIRTTPNYGADIDPLAYLRSKGVSV from the coding sequence ATGCCCGCGAAGGGTAAGCACCGCCGTCCGAAGTCCCAGCGTTTCACCCGCTCCATCGCCGCCGCAGGGACCGGGGGCGCGGCGCTCGCACTGCCGCTGATCGGAGCCGCAGGCGCTCATGCCGCGACCCCGACGGCCGCCGTTTCCGGTGTTTCGGAGAAGACGGCCACGATCGCCGCCGAGAAGGCCACGGCCGAGGCGAGCGCGCGGATGGAGCAGGCCGAGAAGGCCGCGCAGGCGGAGAGGACCGCCACCAAGAAGGCGGCGGCCAAGACCTACTCGGTGAAGGTCGGCGACTACCTCGCGAAGATCGCGGACGAGCAGGACGTCGAGGGCGGCTGGAAGCGGCTCTACTCGGACAACCGTGCGGCGATCGGCTCCGACCCGTCGCTCATCCACCCGGGCCTCAAGCTCAGCATCGGCGCCCGGGCCGCGTCGAGCGGTACACCGGAGTCGTCGACGAAGACCCAGTCGTCGCAGTCCTCGAAGCCCTCCCAGTCGTCGAAGTCCTCCGACTCCTCGGCGAAGGAGACGACGGAGGCGAAGGACACCCAGGCGTCGACCTCCACGTCGAGCGGCCAGTCCTCGTCGTCCAACAGCTCAGGCTTCAGCGTGCCCATCCAGGGCGCCACCGTCGGCACCGCGTACAAGACCGCCGGCAGCATGTGGTCCAGCGGCTACCACACCGGCGTCGACTTCGTGGCCCCGACCGGGACCAGCCTCAAGGCCGTGGGCGCGGGCACCGTCGTCTCCGCCGACTGGGGCGGCGCGTACGGCAACCAGGTCGTCATCAAGCTCGCCGACGGCTACTACGCCCAGTACGCCCATCTGTCCTCGATCTCCGTCTCCGCGGGCCAGTCCGTGAGCGGCGGCCAGCAGATCGGCCTCTCCGGCGCGACCGGCAACGTCACCGGGCCGCACCTGCACTTCGAGATCCGCACCACCCCCAATTACGGTGCGGACATCGACCCGCTGGCGTACCTGCGGTCGAAGGGCGTCAGCGTCTGA